A window of Methanosphaera sp. WGK6 contains these coding sequences:
- a CDS encoding class III signal peptide-containing protein: MNNKGQLSVEYILMLSIIIIILISSISMISDEFEKNTILTAAQFGAQNGIDKNGYAMYYNDTFNHYQNDYPKLLTSTEIKLIKIELYENNTTLELQVYAHSNALSAPEKNIVGARINYYIRKSVSETFNSTPCNIFYDPTKSNKYVIKTKSVIWL, from the coding sequence ATGAATAATAAAGGACAACTCTCAGTAGAATATATATTAATGTTAAGTATAATAATAATTATTTTAATTTCATCAATAAGCATGATATCTGATGAATTTGAAAAAAATACAATTTTAACAGCTGCACAATTTGGAGCTCAAAATGGAATAGATAAAAATGGATATGCAATGTATTATAATGATACATTTAATCATTATCAAAATGATTATCCTAAACTATTAACTTCTACTGAAATAAAACTAATAAAAATAGAGTTATATGAAAATAATACAACACTTGAGTTGCAAGTATATGCACACAGTAATGCACTATCTGCTCCAGAAAAAAATATAGTGGGGGCACGAATTAACTATTATATTAGAAAAAGTGTATCTGAAACATTCAATTCAACACCCTGTAATATTTTCTATGATCCTACAAAATCAAATAAATATGTAATTAAAACAAAATCAGTTATATGGTTGTGA
- a CDS encoding glycosyltransferase 4 family protein, with translation MNIPQLLLTSSGCGLIAFLITFAIMPTLIKRLKKADIVGRDIHKLTKPEVAEMGGIGILFGFAISIMVGVYLYPSWQSQLTITLIVILLTGIIGIVDDLIILSSKEKLILLWIAGLPIMWVTPPNMSIFYMLSIPIAVSIASNLTNMLAGLNGIETGLGVIALTSLTLSCIIMNKYDVAIISFSMLGALLAFLFYNKYPANVFPGDVGTLIIGACIAIIAFIGRVKIIAFIVLIPNIIDGLLKFRSAGVMERHKFKPTQVKENGVLVAPPGGFNSLIRSILKKPMKEAEVVHIIWIIGLIFGIIGILVAFFAKGVII, from the coding sequence TTGAATATACCACAACTCCTATTAACATCAAGTGGATGTGGATTAATAGCATTTTTAATTACATTTGCAATTATGCCTACTTTAATCAAAAGATTAAAAAAAGCAGATATTGTAGGGAGAGATATTCATAAGTTAACAAAACCTGAAGTTGCAGAAATGGGTGGAATTGGGATTTTATTTGGTTTTGCTATTTCAATCATGGTGGGAGTTTATCTATATCCTTCATGGCAATCCCAATTAACAATTACACTTATTGTCATATTATTAACTGGAATTATAGGAATAGTTGATGATTTGATAATATTATCTTCAAAAGAGAAATTAATATTACTTTGGATTGCAGGTCTTCCAATAATGTGGGTTACTCCACCAAATATGAGTATTTTTTACATGTTAAGTATTCCTATTGCAGTTTCAATAGCTTCTAATTTAACTAATATGTTAGCAGGCCTTAATGGTATTGAAACAGGGCTTGGTGTTATTGCATTAACTTCTCTTACACTATCTTGTATTATCATGAATAAGTATGATGTTGCTATAATTTCATTTTCAATGCTCGGAGCATTACTAGCATTTTTATTTTATAATAAATACCCTGCAAATGTATTTCCAGGAGACGTTGGAACTTTAATTATAGGTGCTTGTATTGCAATTATTGCTTTTATAGGTAGAGTTAAAATTATAGCATTTATTGTTCTTATTCCCAATATTATTGACGGTCTTCTTAAATTTAGAAGTGCTGGTGTAATGGAACGTCATAAATTTAAACCTACCCAAGTTAAAGAAAATGGAGTATTAGTAGCACCTCCAGGTGGTTTTAATTCATTAATTCGTTCTATTCTAAAAAAACCAATGAAAGAAGCAGAAGTAGTTCATATTATATGGATTATTGGATTAATTTTTGGTATTATTGGAATATTAGTTGCTTTTTTTGCTAAAGGAGTTATTATTTAA
- a CDS encoding helix-turn-helix domain-containing protein encodes MSSKIHVNKPLSSRLIIELLDDNPDLEEIECPQSLYERTSETYIDALNELGIQISIIEHRGRPQKYDENLKEEINKMIDSGLTPKNIANRLNINRKTVYYLKNKKLKQGPKSKYSKELKEEIVDLKNKGTSVKIISSMLNIPVRTIYYILQKERELINKEKNEGVY; translated from the coding sequence ATGAGTTCCAAAATACATGTGAATAAACCATTATCCTCAAGATTAATTATTGAATTACTTGACGATAATCCTGATCTTGAAGAAATTGAATGTCCTCAGAGTTTATATGAACGAACTTCTGAAACATATATTGATGCTTTAAATGAATTAGGTATTCAGATATCAATTATTGAACACAGAGGACGTCCTCAAAAGTATGATGAAAATTTAAAAGAAGAAATTAATAAAATGATAGATTCTGGTTTAACTCCTAAAAATATTGCAAATCGTCTAAATATTAATAGAAAAACTGTTTATTATCTTAAAAATAAGAAATTAAAACAAGGCCCTAAATCAAAATATTCTAAAGAACTTAAAGAAGAAATTGTTGATTTGAAGAATAAGGGTACTTCTGTGAAGATAATATCATCCATGTTAAATATCCCTGTTAGAACTATTTATTATATTTTACAGAAAGAACGAGAATTAATTAATAAAGAAAAAAATGAAGGAGTGTATTAA
- a CDS encoding DUF530 domain-containing protein: MSELLVTQSEKFLKRIQRKPIIAEGIEDFDSFIEIYGYLKNNLYELQNLRNKMEIRGFTSPYSALKRYGKGNNSNNPEIIPDDVYDQSRHAQYFRIKASNKKNILDQVKSAISSHKIAIGHLEEYAEITCEKCGQKYKQNTIEDILTENDIKKTNCECTCGCHEFKFTANKSGICRLELIKYLPLGGEYLLKRSQLTNYSLEAYRKIIKTMRQEKRGRVKSITVIAKIKEEKTGKWISKKVNIDYADESNYELELRKRYGPNVRIELLQFHHKKPSLINDKYVQNALAIAYLQYSENIVNQKIDEIIPQHIQNMEKINTYNKLTEEARQDACKLAREAEERIELEEELKYVKLKKANLMNKNREIERELKEDLEKQEDLKKHFYIETSNTLILWDIFKYYLTTSENRRNNYSGPFPNLRPTLDSNQIKVFNNIFSKDVVKLLQDNGENIEVIPNMKETIQYKLELETKRKKLHLKSNHAAYGAIALHKKSNISLNKAADLLYVDKEEAAKEKSNLRKIEKPSTNKAKKFLEIINK; the protein is encoded by the coding sequence ATGAGCGAACTCTTAGTGACACAAAGCGAGAAGTTTCTTAAAAGAATACAAAGAAAACCTATTATTGCCGAAGGTATAGAAGATTTCGATAGTTTCATAGAAATATATGGTTATTTGAAAAATAACCTCTATGAACTACAAAATCTTCGAAATAAAATGGAAATAAGAGGTTTTACCTCACCATATAGTGCTTTGAAAAGATATGGAAAAGGAAATAATTCAAATAACCCTGAAATTATTCCCGATGATGTATATGATCAATCACGACATGCACAATACTTTCGTATCAAAGCATCAAATAAGAAAAACATTCTTGATCAAGTAAAATCTGCTATTTCATCCCATAAAATAGCAATAGGTCACTTAGAAGAATATGCTGAAATCACATGTGAAAAATGTGGTCAAAAATACAAACAAAATACTATCGAAGATATTTTAACAGAAAATGATATCAAAAAAACAAATTGTGAATGTACATGTGGATGCCATGAATTCAAATTTACTGCAAATAAAAGTGGAATTTGCAGACTGGAACTGATTAAATATTTACCATTAGGTGGCGAATATCTTCTTAAACGATCACAATTAACTAATTATAGTTTAGAAGCATATCGTAAGATAATTAAAACTATGCGTCAAGAAAAAAGAGGACGTGTAAAAAGTATAACTGTGATTGCAAAAATTAAAGAAGAGAAAACCGGAAAATGGATTAGTAAAAAAGTAAATATTGATTATGCTGATGAATCAAATTATGAATTAGAACTTCGTAAACGATATGGTCCTAATGTACGTATTGAATTACTTCAATTTCACCATAAAAAACCTTCACTAATAAATGATAAATATGTTCAAAATGCCCTAGCAATAGCTTATTTACAATACTCTGAAAATATTGTGAACCAAAAAATTGATGAAATTATACCACAACACATACAAAATATGGAAAAAATAAATACATATAATAAATTAACAGAAGAAGCAAGACAAGACGCATGTAAACTTGCTAGAGAAGCAGAAGAACGTATCGAATTAGAAGAAGAATTAAAATATGTTAAACTAAAAAAAGCTAATTTAATGAATAAAAATAGAGAAATTGAACGTGAATTAAAAGAAGATCTTGAAAAACAAGAAGATCTTAAAAAACACTTCTATATTGAAACATCAAACACATTAATATTATGGGATATATTCAAATATTATCTCACCACTTCAGAGAACAGACGTAATAATTATTCAGGACCATTCCCTAATCTAAGACCAACATTAGATTCTAATCAAATAAAAGTATTTAATAATATTTTTTCAAAAGATGTTGTTAAATTACTTCAAGATAATGGTGAAAATATTGAAGTCATTCCAAATATGAAAGAAACAATTCAATACAAGTTAGAACTTGAAACAAAACGTAAAAAATTACATTTAAAATCAAATCACGCAGCATATGGTGCTATTGCATTACATAAAAAATCAAATATATCTTTAAACAAAGCTGCAGATTTACTTTACGTAGATAAAGAAGAAGCTGCAAAAGAAAAATCAAATTTACGTAAAATAGAAAAACCATCAACCAATAAAGCTAAAAAATTCTTAGAAATAATAAATAAATAA
- the metG gene encoding methionine--tRNA ligase: MSKLFISCALPYANGPCHLGHLRSTYIPADIYARYNRMNGVDTVMVCSTDEHGTPIAVRAEQENKSPKDITDVYHELIGNDLKACNISLDSFRRTTDELHYEMAQDFFKDLYNKGYIYEKIIDQLYCDTCKRSLPDRYVEGICPHCESEARGDQCEVCGRHLNPTDLKEPHCLICDGTPHVQQSKQYYFKLHEFEEPLTQWINNNENLPKNVKNFAKEWLNDGLKDWIMTRDMNWGIPVPLEGVTDKVLYVWAEAFIGYQSSAATWAKKHGLNWKEYWDDKTVHFIGKDIIYHHTIFWPSMLLGHEWNLPYSVVGGGYLSLEGRKMSTSKGWVIWVKEFLDQFDSDLLRYYMVINAPLNRDTDFSWDDFQRRINNELTDNLGNFIHRTFTFTNKFFEGKLPEPGSYDEIDKEFENKIKELPDKVADCIENFKFRDGLVEIMALTKEANKYFNDKKPWKAMKEDSESAKTCIYLSNQLVYKLAILLTPYIPESAQKIRDILGMPVEDIEGFMKFENREPKVTWTESKEFLEAGHEIKKAKPLFNKIEDKIIEEQKNKLYSLENTENNNEDENMSDLISIDEFGKVQLVVGQIKEAERIDGSKNLLKLQVDLGDEIRQVVAGLAKRYNPEELIDRKVIVVANLEPAKLFGVESNGMLLATDSMELLTTEGNVGEHIK, encoded by the coding sequence ATGAGTAAATTATTTATATCATGTGCATTACCTTATGCAAACGGTCCTTGCCATCTAGGACACCTACGTTCCACATACATTCCAGCAGATATATATGCTAGATATAATAGAATGAATGGAGTGGATACTGTAATGGTATGTTCTACTGATGAACATGGAACTCCTATTGCAGTGAGAGCTGAACAAGAAAATAAAAGTCCTAAAGATATTACTGATGTTTATCACGAATTAATTGGAAATGATCTTAAGGCATGTAATATTTCATTAGATAGCTTTAGAAGAACAACGGATGAATTACATTATGAAATGGCACAAGATTTCTTCAAAGACCTTTATAATAAAGGATATATTTATGAAAAAATCATTGACCAATTATACTGTGATACTTGTAAACGTAGCTTACCAGATAGATATGTGGAAGGAATCTGTCCACATTGCGAAAGTGAAGCTAGAGGAGATCAATGTGAAGTATGTGGAAGACATCTGAATCCTACTGACCTTAAAGAACCCCATTGCTTAATATGTGATGGAACTCCACACGTACAACAATCAAAACAATATTACTTTAAATTACATGAATTTGAAGAACCATTAACTCAATGGATTAATAATAACGAAAATTTACCTAAAAATGTTAAAAACTTTGCTAAAGAATGGTTAAATGATGGCCTTAAAGATTGGATTATGACCCGTGACATGAATTGGGGAATTCCAGTTCCCCTAGAAGGAGTTACAGACAAAGTATTATATGTATGGGCAGAAGCATTTATAGGTTATCAATCTTCCGCTGCAACATGGGCTAAAAAACATGGACTCAACTGGAAAGAATACTGGGATGATAAAACCGTGCACTTCATTGGAAAAGATATTATTTATCACCACACAATTTTTTGGCCAAGTATGCTCCTAGGTCATGAATGGAACCTACCTTACTCTGTAGTAGGTGGAGGATACTTATCTCTTGAAGGACGTAAAATGTCAACAAGTAAAGGATGGGTTATTTGGGTAAAAGAATTCCTTGACCAATTTGATAGTGATTTATTAAGATATTACATGGTTATCAATGCACCTTTAAATAGAGATACTGATTTCTCATGGGATGACTTCCAAAGAAGAATTAATAATGAATTAACAGATAATCTTGGAAATTTTATCCATAGAACATTTACATTTACAAATAAATTTTTCGAAGGTAAACTACCTGAACCTGGAAGTTATGATGAAATAGATAAAGAATTTGAAAATAAAATCAAAGAATTACCAGATAAAGTAGCAGATTGTATTGAAAATTTTAAATTCAGAGATGGATTAGTAGAAATAATGGCTTTAACTAAAGAAGCAAATAAGTACTTCAATGATAAAAAACCATGGAAAGCTATGAAAGAAGATTCTGAAAGTGCAAAAACATGCATTTATCTATCCAATCAATTAGTTTATAAATTAGCAATATTATTAACACCTTACATCCCTGAATCAGCACAAAAAATAAGAGATATTTTAGGTATGCCTGTTGAAGATATTGAAGGATTTATGAAATTTGAAAATAGAGAACCAAAAGTAACATGGACTGAATCAAAAGAATTCTTAGAAGCAGGACATGAAATTAAAAAAGCTAAACCATTATTTAATAAAATTGAAGATAAAATAATAGAAGAGCAAAAAAATAAATTATATTCCCTTGAAAACACAGAAAATAATAATGAAGATGAAAATATGAGTGATTTAATTAGTATAGATGAATTTGGAAAAGTACAATTAGTTGTTGGACAAATAAAAGAAGCTGAAAGAATTGATGGATCTAAAAACCTACTTAAATTACAAGTCGATTTAGGAGACGAAATAAGACAAGTAGTTGCAGGACTTGCGAAAAGATATAATCCTGAAGAACTCATAGATAGAAAAGTAATAGTTGTTGCAAATCTTGAACCAGCCAAATTATTCGGTGTAGAATCAAATGGTATGTTACTTGCTACAGACAGTATGGAACTTTTAACTACTGAAGGAAATGTTGGTGAACATATAAAATGA